One window of the Sparus aurata chromosome 7, fSpaAur1.1, whole genome shotgun sequence genome contains the following:
- the LOC115585545 gene encoding kelch repeat and BTB domain-containing protein 12-like, with product MDAPVAECAQAEHGSLLLRQLERMRSAEELTDVVLLAEGIPFPCHKVVLSAFSPYFQAMFTCGLKETRGGEVPLRDTPAQSLELLLDYMYRAELPLSNDNIQGVAAAAFLLHVDGAFRLCQAHMEARMDPSNCVGLYHWARDLGATVLADCALRYLCQHFAEVCEEEEVLELDAQSLGDLLASDDLNISQVQVVLELVLRWVERRRGDLQSEAKAVELLRRVRLELVDPGFLRKARRRNPVLLRDAECFGMIDAALQTAGLCEASAPPRPALRYGMETTDLLLCLGGVNKEGVPARRGGLADLSFCFAPHGRKTFYIPSPLRGCGGMGQITAGAVTRDNNILVAVEAEDQHRMKRVDIYRYDNSEDNSWMQLCSTAHRDMYALGLIGDCLYMIGGQMKVRHHYVITDSVERWSLKRGGSWLSFAPLPLPLACHCVVSLKEHLYVLGGWTPQHQPDDEPDKLSNRLLQFDPGKDRWRECASMKYSRYRCGTAVLNGEIYILGGIGCDGEDRGQSRRCLSSVEIYNPDTDTWRAGPTLPTSILSHRTNASNIGVVEGKLYLCGYYKGAGRHEIITKEILELDPADNVWKVVERRAAMHDSYDVCLVANLNPRDLFAP from the exons ATGGATGCACCAGTGGCGGAATGTGCTCAGGCAGAGCATGGCTCActcctgctcaggcagctggaGAGGATGAGGTCAGCTGAGGAGCTCACTGATGTGGTGTTGCTGGCAGAGGGGATTCCCTTCCCTTGCCACAAGGTGGTGCTGTCTGCATTCAGCCCTTACTTCCAG GCCATGTTCACATGTGGTCTGAAGGAGACCCGAGGGGGAGAGGTCCCTCTCAGGGACACTCCTGCTCAGagcctggagctgctgctggactaCATGTACCGAGCTGAACTCCCACTTTCCAATGACAACATCCAGggagtggctgctgctgccttccTGCTCCATGTAGATGGAGCCTTCAG GTTGTGTCAGGCCCACATGGAGGCCCGCATGGACCCATCCAACTGTGTCGGACTGTACCACTGGGCCCGAGACCTGGGGGCCACTGTTCTGGCCGACTGCGCCTTGAGATACCTCTGCCAGCACTTTGCAGAA GTttgtgaggaagaagaagtgcTGGAGCTGGACGCCCAAAGTCTCGGGGATCTGCTGGCTTCAGATGACCTCAACATATCGCAGGTGCAGGTTGTGCTGGAGCTGGTGCTGCGTTGGGTGGAGAGGCGAAGGGGCGACTTGCAGAGCGAGGCCAAggctgtggagctgctcaggCGTGTCCGACTGGAGCTTGTGGACCCTGGATTCCTACGTAAAGCCAGGAGGAGAAACCCG GTTTTGCTGCGGGATGCTGAGTGCTTTGGGATGATCGACGCTGCCCTCCAGACTGCAGGCCTCTGTGAGGCATCAGCTCCACCTCGGCCGGCCCTTCGTTACGGCATGGAGACCACCGACCTGCTGCTCTGCTTGGGTGGGGTGAACAAGGAGGGGGTGCCTGCCCGCCGTGGAGGACTGGCTGACCTCAGTTTTTGCTTTGCCCCTCATGGAAGAAAGACTTTCTACATCCCCTCTCCACTGAGGGGCTGCGGAGGCATGGGGCAGATCACAGCGGGGGCAGTGACACGAGACAACAACATCTTGGTGGCTGTAGAGGCAGAAGACCAACACAGGATGAAGAGGGTGGATATCTAcag GTACGATAATTCTGAGGACAACAGCTGGATGCAGCTGTGCTCAACGGCGCACAGGGACATGTACGCTTTAGGGCTGATAGGTGACTGCCTCTATATGATCGGTGGTCAGATGAAAGTGCGTCATCACTACGTCATCACAGACAGCGTGGAGAGATGGTCGCTgaagagaggaggcagctggcTCAGCTTCGCCCCTCTGCCACTTCCCTTAGCCTGCCACTGTGTCGTCAGCCTGAAGGAGCATCTGTATGTGCTGGGGGGCTGGACACCGCAG caCCAACCGGACGATGAACCCGACAAGCTGAGTAACCGCCTGCTCCAGTTCGACCCCGGCAAGGACAGGTGGAGAGAGTGTGCCAGCATGAAGTACTCCAGGTACCGCTGCGGCACAGCTGTCCTCAATGGAGAAATCTACATACTTG GTGGTATAGGATGCGATGGAGAGGACCGTGGACAATCACGTCGCTGCCTGAGCTCTGTGGAGATCTATAACCCCGACACAGACACCTGGAGGGCAGGACCGACTCTGCCCACGTCTATCCTCTCCCACCGAACCAACGCCTCGAATATAGGAGTCGTGGAGGGCAAGCTCTACCTCTGTGGATACTACAAAGGGGCCG GCCGTCATGAGATCATCACCAAGGAGATTTTGGAGTTGGACCCCGCGGACAATGTGTGGAAGGTGGTGGAAAGGAGAGCGGCCATGCACGACAGCTACGACGTCTGTCTGGTGGCCAACCTCAATCCTCGAGACCTCTTCGCACCCTGA
- the LOC115585544 gene encoding NUAK family SNF1-like kinase 1, producing MGRREADRRGAMTTSHHSELGCLQDAASGGRHAGEETCRMGARRPCTTPDAEAEGRMEVKKHQHKHNLKHRYEVMETLGKGTYGKVKKAVERASLKTVAIKSIRKERISDDLDRIHIQREIEITASLRHPNIIRFHEVFESRDKIVIVMEYASRGELYDYIQERRRLPETEARVIFRQITSAVHYCHKSGVVHRDLKLENILLDQDLNVKLADFGLSNHFQKGSLLQTYCGSPLYAAPEIVKGLPYQGPEVDCWALGVLLYALVYSSMPFDGASHSTLTEQIRQGRYRRPNPPSDACALIDWLLTVRVDERATIEDVANHWWVNWGYEESVCDCPSSPHQECPSPLLARYIDWQNRVAATGSMTVDPECLPSDSSCPPQLAPHPFYFSLPLKSDRGGGGGGGGGGRIRGGKSSLRKSRKENAIPQTALGACGGVCSSAASSAAISATSTAERKKPKGILKPQRSFDLVFHSPPKETSPSQLCMAAPQPYRIHTLPHTHTDVLSTSLPTPSTFSQPSSKMPKKGILKNLYGGESGYGSSLERRISGTGGKDSDAGDSCSHKQQIRLPAAEDSPTMRTEAVRRRKGILKRNGKFSRSLDLPDDHHSSAPSIFPEALQQLLHATGGAEGRRSRPSSVVSEDSLFSSDSFDLLDLSAQSRRRIFSRGMQHSACSSEEDLEQLRAEADRVGGDAKKHKERQT from the exons ATGGGCAGACGTGAGGCGGACAGAAGAGGCGCGATGACCACCAGCCACCACTCCGAGCTCGGCTGTCTGCAGGACGCGGCATCCGGCGGCCGCCACGCCGGAGAGGAGACCTGCAGGATGGGTGCTCGCCGTCCCTGCACGACCCCGGACGCGGAGGCGGAGGGACGGATGGAGGTGAAGAAGCACCAGCACAAGCACAACTTGAAACACCGCTACGAGGTGATGGAGACCCTGGGGAAAGGCACCTACGGGAAAGTGAAGAAGGCGGTGGAGAGAGCGAGCCTGAAGACG GTGGCGATCAAGTCGATCCGCAAGGAGCGCATATCAGACGACCTGGACAGGATTCACATCCAGCGAGAGATCGAGATCACCGCCTCCCTCCGGCACCCGAACATCATACGCTTCCACGAGG TGTTCGAGAGCCGGGACAAGATCGTGATAGTGATGGAGTACGCCAGCAGGGGGGAGCTGTACGATTACATCCAGGAGCGGAGGAGACTGCCAGAAACAGAAGCCAGAGTCATCTTCAGACAAATCACATCTGCTGTCCACTACTGCCACaag AGCGGTGTTGTGCATCGAGACCTCAAGCTGGAGAACATCCTTCTGGATCAAGATCTGAACGTAAAG CTGGCTGACTTCGGCCTTTCCAATCATTTCCAGAAgggctctctgctgcagacttaCTGTGGAAGTCCGCTCTACGCTGCCCCAGAGATAGTGAAAGGGCTGCCTTACCAGGGCCCAGAG GTGGACTGCTGGGCTCTGGGGGTGTTGCTCTACGCCCTGGTGTACAGCAGCATGCCATTTGATGGTGCGAGCCACAGCACGCTCACAGAGCAAATCAGACAGGGCCGCTACCGCAGGCCCAACCCCCCCTCAG ACGCCTGTGCTCTTATCGACTGGTTGTTGACAGTGCGTGTGGACGAGAGGGCTACGATAGAGGACGTGGCCAACCACTGGTGGGTGAACTGGGGATAtgaagagagtgtgtgtgactgcccTTCATCCCCGCATCAAGAGTGCCCCTCCCCGCTGCTGGCTCGCTACATCGACTGGCAGAATCGGGTCGCAGCGACCGGCAGCATGACGGTTGATCCCGAGTGCCTCCCCTCGGACTCCTCCTGTCCGCCACAGCTCGCTCCCCATCCCTTTTACTTCAGCTTACCGCTTAAGAGCGAccgagggggaggaggaggaggaggaggaggagggaggatacGTGGGGGAAAGTCGAGCCTCAGGAAGTCTCGCAAGGAGAATGCAATTCCCCAGACTGCACTGGGAGCTTGCGGTGGTGTTTGTTCGTCAGCTGCCTCCTCTGCTGCGATCTCCGCCACCTCCACCgctgaaagaaagaaacctAAAGGTATTCTCAAACCCCAGCGGAGTTTTGACTTGGTCTTTCACAGCCCTCCTAAGGAAACCTCTCCCTCACAACTATGTATGGCTGCTCCCCAGCCTTATCGAATACACACActtccccacacacacactgatgtgctGTCCACCAGTCTGCCAACTCCCTCTACATTCAGTCAGCCCTCATCCAAAATGCCCAAGAAGGGGATACTAAAGAACTTGTATGGAGGGGAGTCGGGTTATGGTTCATCTTTAGAGAGAAGAATCTCTGGAACGGGAGGTAAAGACAGTGATGCAGGTGATTCGTGCTCCCACAAACAGCAAATCcgtctcccagctgcagaaGACAGCCCCACCATGCGCACGGAGGCCGTGAGAAGAAGGAAGGGCATCCTCAAACGTAACGGCAAGTTCTCTCGCAGTCTGGATCTTCCTGATGACCACCACTCTTCAGCCCCGTCGATATTCCCCGAGgccctccagcagctcctccacgCCACGGGGGGAGCTGAGGGACGCCGCAGCCGCCCCTCCAGCGTGGTGAGTGAGGACAGCCTCTTCTCCTCCGATTCCTTTGACTTACTAGACCTCAGCGCACAATCTCGTCGTAGGATTTTCTCCCGGGGGATGCAGCACAGTGCCTGCAGCTCAGAGGAGGACCTGGAGCAGCTCAGAGCGGAGGCCGACAGGGTCGGTGGAGACGCAAAAAAGCACAAGGAAAGGCAAACATAA